From Echinicola jeungdonensis, the proteins below share one genomic window:
- a CDS encoding LytR/AlgR family response regulator transcription factor, with translation MKEERILIVEDDPDIAENIEEILELLGYVNIDIANSANQAIKVIKKYRPDLVFMDIKLKGDKDGIELGEIIQQMVDAPIVYVTSYSDPTIIERAKRIHPAGFIVKPFNTNDIHAIVEIVLYNRRTNVTQPDGAAKPPLESPYLVTDAVYIKSDNAYERVEYEDIYYVEANGNMVTIYTKNRNYTIRKSMKDMEEKLPSQQFLRVQKSYIVQLGQIESFSTREINLKTGATVQVGRQYYNSFLAKLNTITES, from the coding sequence ATGAAAGAGGAAAGAATACTGATTGTAGAGGACGACCCGGATATTGCTGAAAATATTGAGGAAATCCTTGAACTCTTGGGCTATGTAAATATTGACATTGCCAATTCTGCCAACCAAGCTATCAAGGTGATAAAAAAATACCGGCCAGATCTGGTTTTTATGGATATTAAGCTGAAAGGAGATAAGGACGGTATTGAGTTGGGAGAAATCATCCAACAAATGGTGGATGCGCCAATAGTATATGTGACCTCCTACAGTGACCCAACAATTATTGAAAGGGCAAAAAGAATACATCCGGCAGGATTTATTGTGAAACCTTTCAATACCAATGATATTCATGCTATAGTGGAAATTGTCCTTTATAACCGGAGGACCAATGTTACACAACCGGATGGGGCTGCCAAGCCGCCTCTAGAGAGCCCATATCTGGTGACAGATGCGGTTTATATTAAATCAGATAATGCTTATGAAAGGGTAGAATACGAGGATATTTATTATGTGGAGGCCAATGGGAATATGGTGACCATTTATACTAAGAACCGTAACTATACAATTAGAAAATCTATGAAAGACATGGAAGAAAAACTTCCTTCACAGCAATTTTTAAGGGTTCAGAAATCCTACATTGTCCAATTGGGGCAAATTGAAAGTTTTAGCACCCGCGAGATTAATTTGAAAACAGGGGCCACCGTACAGGTAGGCCGGCAATATTATAACAGCTTTCTGGCCAAGTTAAATACCATAACAGAGAGTTAA
- a CDS encoding LytR/AlgR family response regulator transcription factor, whose amino-acid sequence MRALVIDDERLARKELINLLSEMEKIDVVGEAVNVEDAKIKIAELKPDVLFLDIQMPEKSGFDLLAELESVPHVIFTTAYDEFALKAFQVNALDYLLKPIEPGRLSEAIQKLSEKIKDSNKEIEDKTTDSADQENKVLSLDDQVFVKDGDRCWFVRLSNIRLFESDGNYIKVYFDKNRPMIHKSLNALDERLDDKSFFRASRKHIINLSWVEEIEPWFNGGLVVTLKGGERIEVSRRQAARFKDMMSL is encoded by the coding sequence ATGCGAGCATTAGTAATCGATGATGAAAGATTGGCCAGAAAGGAGTTGATCAATCTGCTTTCTGAAATGGAAAAGATTGATGTGGTCGGGGAGGCAGTTAATGTAGAAGATGCCAAAATCAAAATAGCTGAGCTGAAACCTGATGTCCTGTTTTTGGACATTCAGATGCCCGAAAAAAGTGGGTTTGACCTTCTGGCAGAGTTGGAATCCGTTCCTCATGTCATTTTTACCACTGCTTATGATGAGTTTGCCCTAAAAGCTTTCCAAGTGAATGCATTGGATTATTTATTAAAGCCCATTGAACCAGGCAGGCTTTCAGAAGCTATTCAGAAACTGTCAGAAAAAATAAAAGATTCCAACAAAGAAATAGAGGATAAAACAACAGATTCCGCAGATCAGGAAAATAAAGTTCTTTCACTAGATGATCAGGTTTTTGTAAAGGATGGAGACCGTTGCTGGTTTGTAAGGCTATCCAATATCCGTTTGTTTGAATCTGATGGTAACTATATTAAAGTTTATTTTGACAAAAACAGGCCTATGATCCATAAATCCCTCAATGCCCTTGATGAGCGTTTGGATGATAAATCATTTTTCAGGGCCAGTAGAAAACATATTATAAATTTAAGCTGGGTAGAAGAGATTGAGCCTTGGTTCAATGGGGGACTTGTGGTAACCCTTAAAGGGGGTGAAAGAATTGAAGTTAGCAGGCGGCAAGCAGCAAGATTTAAAGACATGATGAGTTTATAG